In Pirellulales bacterium, the genomic window ATCAACAGCCGTGCCGTTGATCCAAACTTTCTGCACGTAGGGATGATCGGTGGCAAAGTATTCAGCCACGATCGAGAGGTGGCGGTCGCCGAGCTGAACTTCGGCACGTTCCCACAGCGGGCTCGCCATTTCATAGCGGTCCGAACCGGCCGTGGGATACAGCCCTAGCGAGCTAAGCACGTACCACGCTGACAGAGTTCCGCCGTCGTCGTTGCCGTCGAGGCCGTTTTCGGCCTCGCCATATTTCTTCTCTAGGATCCAGCGTACCCATTTTTGGGTCAGATCCGGTCGATCCGCCGCGTTGAACAGATAAGCGGCGTAGATGTCTGGTTGATTGCCGTGCCAGTAATAGGAATTGGGACGAACGCCCACCTCGGGTTCGGACTTGGCAAAGAACTCGTCCAGTTCGTCGACGAAATACTCGCGGCTCTTGAAGAGCGCGATTAGGCCGGCCGGGTCGAACGTCACGGCCCACCGCCATTGCAAGGCGTTTCCTTCGACGTAGTCGTCGGTATATTTCTTGCCGGCGTCGGCGTAGGTTAGCAACAGCGGACGAAATTCCGCGACGAAGCGACCCTGCGAGTCGCGCGGTTGAAAGTATTGCGTCTCAGGGTTCCACAGTTTGCGATAGTATTGGGCGTGCTTGTCGAACAATTGCGCGTCGTCGCGGTGTCCGAGTGCCTCGGCCAATCGCGCGATGGCATGGTCCGCATAACAATACTCGAGCGTTCGTGACACAGCCTGCGACATCAGGTCAGCGGGGCAGTATTCGTATTTCAGATAATCTTCGATGCCCTTGCGGCCAGAAAACGCCGCGCCTGGCGGTGTCGGCCCCAGGGCCGTTTTGCGCATCGCCTGATAGGCGGCTTCGATGTCGAAGTCGCGAATGCCTTTGAGGTATGTGTCTGCGATCACGATATCGGCCGGCGTGCCAAACATCGAATTCGAATAGCCGCTGCCAGACGGCCAGCGTGGCAAATATCCTCCTTGCTTGGCCATGTCGACCAGCGATACGACCATGTCTCGCTGCTCGCGCGGAGCAATCAGCGTGTACAGCGGGTGAGTGGTGCGAAAGGTGTCCCACAACGACATGTCTGTGTAATACGTGAATCCGGATGCCTGATGGACTTGACCGTCAAAGCCCAGGTATTCGCCGTTGGCGTCGTTGAAGACGGTGGGCATCAAGAACGAGTGATAGATTCCGCTGTAAAAGATGGTTTGCTGCTTTTTTGTGCCTCCTTCGACGCGGGCGAGCGCGAGTTTCTCTTCCCACAGTTGCTTTGCCTTTTCCAAAACCTGATCGAAGCCTTGATCGGCTGCCTCGGCCTCCAGATTCGCGCGGGCGTTTTTGATGCTTACATACGAAATCGCGACTTTTAATTCGACGGATGGTTGCGCGTGGTTGTTCTCGAGCGTCAGATCGACACCGACTTCGTCCCCGGAAGCCTCGGCCTGGTTGGGCGACAGGGCGTCTCCTTTCCAGGTTGCGAAGGCGGCGAATGGTCGGCTCGAGCGCGCGACGAAATAGACTTTGCCACCACCATGGCGGCCGGAGAAAGTACCGAAGGTCCGCACCGCGCCCTCGACTTCGTGCGCCGCGGCCAACACGCGAACTTCGCCCTCGCTACTCCGCCCTTTTCCCAGCACGCTCGTCACGTGGATTTGTAGGTGGGGCGTCTGCCCATCCGAAAATGTGTAGCGATGCAAGCCCACGCGGCAGGTCGCCGTCAACTCGGCAACAATCCCGGGATGGGGCAATTCGACCGCATAGTAGCCTGGAAACGCGGCTTCTTTGTCGTGCGAGTAAACCGCATTAAGTCCCAAATGTTTGTCCGTGCTCGCGAACGGTGTGATGCTCGGCACGATAAGAAAATTGCCGCCGTCGGTAGCGCCCGTGCCGCTCAATCTTGTGTGACTAAAGCCAAGAAGCTTCTCGTCTCCGTAGTAATAGCCCGAGCTGTTCGCCGCTTTTCTTCCCGTGGGCGAGACCGTATCCGGGCTCAGTCGGACCATGCCGAACGGGACCGTGGCGCCGGGAAAGTTGTTTCCGCACAGATAGGTAATTCCACCGGTGCCAATGAAGGGGTTCACCCGCCGGCCCAGTTCGCCGGCCTGCACCGTTGTCGGTAGCGCCGGCACCGCGGCGTGCGCCGCTGACGCGGGCCCGGCGAGAAGGCAACCGAAGAGCACGATCATTCGAGTTTGTCGCGGCATCATTCACACAAATGCATTGTTTTCGGGGACGCGGGGCTTGGCATGTGCTGGCATGATAACGCCCCCATAGTGCGCTCCGCAAACTGCGGCAGCCAGCGAAATCACCTGCTTGATGGCGCGGACCGTGACCAATCTCTGGGGGATTCGCTTGACGTGACCATCACGGCCGGAGGACCATCGAACAACTTTCGGTTACATGGCCCGTTAGAATAATCTCGGGCCCATTGCTGGCCTAAGCGCGTTGCGGATTCGGGCTTGAATCTCTGGGACGCTTCAGGCCTTCTTCGCGGCCAGCGGGCCGGGCGGACCTAACTTTCGCAGGATCGATTCCTGGGCGAAGCGGCGGTTTTGACCCGTGCCGTTGGTGTGCTTTTGACCGTTGGCTAGATGCCAGGCTGCCCAAATCGCTTCGTCGAGACTCTCGACAAGACCCACTACGTCGTCGGAGCGCGCCGGATCCAGCAGCAGCACCCAGGTATAGCCGGCATCTTCTTCTTCGTTGGTCGCGAATCCCAGTCGATCGATCTTCCAAGCCGGTATGTCGACAAGCTGCGTCAACAGTTGCACGACGCCTTGCGACTTCTCGTCCGATTGATAATCGTCATTGCCAAAGGCGACGATGATGCCGTGATGCCATAGCAACGCGCCACGCTGCATGTCGACGATTTGCCGCGTGACGTAGTTCGCCACCCGCACTGCCTCAGTCGGCCAATCCACTCCACGCATTTCGGGCGTCCTCCACGATTTACCAAGCGCTCGTGCGGCGAGGCCCGTCGGGGCGATGCCGCCATTCCTGTATTCTTGGCAGCTACGGCCACGTTGTCACGTCGGTGGGGGCGTTCGCTTCCCGTGTAATCGCCGGTACGCGAGCCAGGCAAGAGATGTTCGGCGGGATCATTTTAGCGCAATTCTGCGAGTTCCATCGTTTACAACGTTCGCGATGACTTGCCACCTGACCAGCACCGGTTCGGGTGCCAATCCGTGCGGGCCGGGGAATCACCCTGGGCGATCAGGTTCGAGCGGTTGAAGGCATGCAGCCGGGCAACTACAATTTTAATTCTCATGGGTCGTGGCGGGTGATCCTTTCCATCGCAGGGGCAGGTGCCGGCCGGCGGCACTTCTCAGTTCTCCCATAGATCGCTACTGAATATCACTCAAAAAACGTGCCCCTTGTCTCGCCGCCAGGCGTCGAGACCGGTGCGCGTTTTTTCGTTGACGTAGTGATCTTCTGCTGAATCTGCCACGTTATTGCGAGATGGAGAGCGAGAGCCATGAGTCGTTTATTGTTCGTGCGTGTGATCGTGCTTGGAGGGCTGTCGATTCTGCCTGCGGACAATCGTTGTATCGCGGACGAATACCTGCTGGTCAATGGACAGGGTACTAACAACGTTATCAAATTCGATTTGGGCTCTGGAGCGTCCTCGCTGTACGCGCAGTATCACTTGCTCGACGAGCCTCGCAACCTGGCCATGGATTCGGCGGGGAATCTTTATTCATCGTTGAATGGCGGCGGCTTGAACGTCGTCAAGCTCGTGCCCAATCCCGGTAGCAGCGTGCTGGTGCCGACGAACTTTACGGCGTCGATCGGCGGCGACGGACCGGGCCAGATCCAGTTTTACAATGGCGACCTGTACGTCGCCGGCGACGAGTCGCGCGTGATCTATCAGTACGACGGAGCGACGGGCACCGAGGTCAGCACGTTCACCTCGCCCCAGTCGGGAAACATCCGCGCGATGGCCATCAACGGCGATTCGTTGTACGACGAGGAGATCTTTCAGGATCGAGTCCACCAATTCGACCTGACGCAAAGCCCGCCCACGAACAGCCTGTTGTTTCAAGACACGACGAACTTGAACAGGGCCTCGAACATGACCATCGGCCCACAGGGAGTCCTGGTCTTTGCCAACACCGACGATACCTTGATTCAAGAGTACAGCAGCGCAGGCGTTTTCCTGGGCACCCTGGCCAACGTCAAAAACTTTGACAGCAGCCTGACGTCGACCTGGGACGTTTTGTACAGTCCTGTCCTGCAGAACTATTTTGTCAGCGCGGGAAACGAAGTATTCCGCCTGGACGTGAATGGGACCCTGTTGCAAACCTATCAGAGTAGCCTCCTCATCCGCGCGACCGGGCTTCTCATCGTGCCAGAACCCAGCACCCTAGGGCTGGCCCTAGTGGGCGTTCTTGCCCTGGTACTGCTTGGTCGGATTCGCCGCACGTCGGGTGGGCCCTGCACAATTCGGTGAACTTGCGGGCCGTTTTGCTGGTGACTCCCGAGCGAGATTGCAAGGGCGTGCTTGCCGACGAGACCGATAAAAGGGGTTGCCCGGCCGACTATCCCGCGAAGCAGGACCGGACTTCGTTGCGCGAATCTGTAGCGGCCAGTTTGATCGTCGCTTGACGATGGGAGCAAAAGACTTA contains:
- a CDS encoding PEP-CTERM sorting domain-containing protein, whose product is MSRLLFVRVIVLGGLSILPADNRCIADEYLLVNGQGTNNVIKFDLGSGASSLYAQYHLLDEPRNLAMDSAGNLYSSLNGGGLNVVKLVPNPGSSVLVPTNFTASIGGDGPGQIQFYNGDLYVAGDESRVIYQYDGATGTEVSTFTSPQSGNIRAMAINGDSLYDEEIFQDRVHQFDLTQSPPTNSLLFQDTTNLNRASNMTIGPQGVLVFANTDDTLIQEYSSAGVFLGTLANVKNFDSSLTSTWDVLYSPVLQNYFVSAGNEVFRLDVNGTLLQTYQSSLLIRATGLLIVPEPSTLGLALVGVLALVLLGRIRRTSGGPCTIR
- a CDS encoding GH92 family glycosyl hydrolase — its product is MPRQTRMIVLFGCLLAGPASAAHAAVPALPTTVQAGELGRRVNPFIGTGGITYLCGNNFPGATVPFGMVRLSPDTVSPTGRKAANSSGYYYGDEKLLGFSHTRLSGTGATDGGNFLIVPSITPFASTDKHLGLNAVYSHDKEAAFPGYYAVELPHPGIVAELTATCRVGLHRYTFSDGQTPHLQIHVTSVLGKGRSSEGEVRVLAAAHEVEGAVRTFGTFSGRHGGGKVYFVARSSRPFAAFATWKGDALSPNQAEASGDEVGVDLTLENNHAQPSVELKVAISYVSIKNARANLEAEAADQGFDQVLEKAKQLWEEKLALARVEGGTKKQQTIFYSGIYHSFLMPTVFNDANGEYLGFDGQVHQASGFTYYTDMSLWDTFRTTHPLYTLIAPREQRDMVVSLVDMAKQGGYLPRWPSGSGYSNSMFGTPADIVIADTYLKGIRDFDIEAAYQAMRKTALGPTPPGAAFSGRKGIEDYLKYEYCPADLMSQAVSRTLEYCYADHAIARLAEALGHRDDAQLFDKHAQYYRKLWNPETQYFQPRDSQGRFVAEFRPLLLTYADAGKKYTDDYVEGNALQWRWAVTFDPAGLIALFKSREYFVDELDEFFAKSEPEVGVRPNSYYWHGNQPDIYAAYLFNAADRPDLTQKWVRWILEKKYGEAENGLDGNDDGGTLSAWYVLSSLGLYPTAGSDRYEMASPLWERAEVQLGDRHLSIVAEYFATDHPYVQKVWINGTAVDRTWIKHSEIASGGQLRFEMGAHPVPR